The following coding sequences lie in one Alicyclobacillus curvatus genomic window:
- a CDS encoding acetyl-CoA C-acetyltransferase, with protein sequence MKTVYLLDGARTPFGTYGGSLSSETATRLGALAGVEALRRAGVTPSQVDNVVFGNVIQSHNGAAYLARHVGLTVGVPETVPALTVNRLCGSGMQSVVTAAKDILLGDSRVALAGGAESMSLTPYLLRGARFGYRMGDNAAVDMLNEVLTDCHSGYPMGITAENLALKYEITRTEQDEFALTSQKRAAAARHSGRLAEEIVPVSVKGRKGEVLVEHDEHIREDASLEAMAKLRPAFQKDGTVTAANSSGINDGAGAVVLASEDACAEHGWTPLAKIVSYGVVGVDPAYMGIGPVPAIRLALLNAGLTMDEIALWEVNEAFASQYLSVERELELPRDRTNVNGGAIALGHPVGASGARLLLTLAYELRHRRERYGVASLCIGGGQGIAMVIENLSR encoded by the coding sequence ATGAAAACGGTTTATCTTCTTGACGGGGCACGAACTCCGTTTGGCACCTACGGCGGCTCCCTGTCATCTGAAACTGCCACTCGTCTTGGTGCCTTGGCTGGTGTAGAAGCGCTGCGTCGAGCGGGCGTGACGCCTTCGCAAGTTGACAATGTGGTCTTTGGCAATGTGATTCAGTCTCACAACGGTGCGGCCTATTTGGCCCGACATGTGGGGCTCACTGTCGGTGTGCCGGAGACTGTTCCTGCTTTGACGGTGAATCGTCTGTGTGGCTCTGGTATGCAATCAGTCGTCACGGCAGCGAAGGACATTTTGCTTGGCGATAGTCGAGTCGCTCTCGCCGGGGGTGCGGAGTCGATGAGTCTCACGCCGTATTTGCTGCGGGGGGCACGGTTCGGCTACCGCATGGGAGACAATGCGGCAGTCGACATGCTGAACGAGGTGCTGACGGACTGTCACAGCGGTTACCCGATGGGGATAACAGCAGAGAATTTAGCGCTGAAATATGAGATAACGCGTACGGAGCAAGACGAGTTTGCACTCACGAGTCAAAAACGCGCTGCAGCCGCACGCCACAGCGGCCGACTGGCAGAAGAAATTGTTCCGGTGTCTGTAAAAGGTCGTAAAGGTGAAGTGTTGGTTGAGCATGACGAGCACATTCGTGAGGACGCCTCGCTTGAAGCCATGGCGAAGCTGAGACCCGCTTTCCAAAAGGATGGAACCGTGACCGCCGCCAATTCGAGTGGCATCAACGATGGGGCTGGCGCCGTCGTGTTGGCATCCGAAGATGCTTGTGCCGAACATGGCTGGACGCCGCTGGCCAAGATTGTCAGCTACGGAGTCGTTGGTGTCGATCCCGCTTACATGGGCATCGGCCCGGTCCCAGCCATTCGACTGGCGCTTTTGAATGCGGGTCTGACGATGGATGAGATTGCCCTCTGGGAGGTCAATGAGGCATTCGCGTCGCAATACCTGAGTGTTGAACGAGAACTTGAGTTGCCGCGGGACCGCACAAACGTCAACGGCGGTGCCATTGCACTCGGCCACCCCGTAGGCGCAAGCGGGGCCAGACTGCTCCTCACGTTGGCCTACGAACTGCGCCATCGCCGAGAGCGTTATGGTGTCGCCTCTCTGTGTATCGGTGGTGGACAAGGCATTGCCATGGTAATTGAGAACCTGAGTCGATAA
- a CDS encoding methyltransferase domain-containing protein has translation MEAEQITQQLQALLQAGLFMDPLLMNTYFEGRSLPTWDRAQADTDRLYRKYAHVHYFLAELGDIPFSPRLARRCLMETLMSTAVYIANESSGSVIPTDDHLVTAESRVEDWIDKRGIETLYKLYFVIVAYDFLQPMFFHRHVYEADFLNGARHYPYTPDSLDTYLLAALARGSVRIKNHRCGRVIQPTKVGVNRFHWIRQSLEDSGYLAKRVAMSYVYQFDTIEDWDALCNIVWPDAINLRRSFLDWVGVEENENVLEVGCGTGALTFNCGLAERVLPGGHLTAIDVSSGMLDQARRKYISLGSPQHVELTQASVEHLPYADETFDVCLASAVLHFTDGARSVREMTRVVRQHGVVSALQALAIETWKPFFADWFQPVLELARKNRRSGAGDYLPTEDDLRSWFTAAGLTDIDIHLINAPWVFDSPEVVVQHIVRGVSFFQSEMVYLPWDDQRTLISELIDRGRDVCRNYPLSERIIELPSVFIRGRKP, from the coding sequence GTGGAAGCTGAACAGATTACTCAACAACTGCAAGCACTTCTTCAAGCCGGGCTGTTCATGGATCCGCTATTGATGAACACTTACTTTGAAGGGCGATCCTTGCCAACTTGGGACAGGGCGCAAGCAGATACAGACCGGTTGTACCGGAAGTACGCTCACGTACATTACTTTCTGGCAGAGTTAGGGGATATTCCTTTTTCACCTCGACTTGCCAGACGCTGCTTGATGGAGACGCTCATGTCGACAGCTGTCTATATCGCCAATGAAAGCAGTGGGTCTGTCATTCCGACGGACGACCATCTGGTTACCGCAGAAAGCCGGGTTGAGGATTGGATAGACAAGCGTGGTATAGAAACCCTATATAAGCTGTATTTCGTCATCGTGGCCTACGACTTTCTACAGCCTATGTTCTTTCACAGACACGTATACGAGGCGGACTTCCTCAACGGCGCTCGTCATTATCCGTACACGCCCGACTCTCTCGATACATACCTGCTTGCTGCGCTCGCCAGGGGCTCAGTTCGCATTAAAAACCATCGCTGTGGACGCGTGATTCAGCCGACGAAGGTTGGCGTCAATCGATTTCATTGGATACGTCAGTCGCTTGAGGATTCCGGCTATCTGGCCAAACGCGTGGCGATGTCGTACGTGTACCAGTTTGATACGATTGAAGACTGGGATGCGCTATGCAACATTGTCTGGCCTGATGCGATTAACCTGCGACGGAGTTTTCTTGACTGGGTCGGTGTCGAGGAGAACGAAAATGTCCTTGAGGTGGGTTGTGGAACCGGTGCGCTTACGTTTAATTGCGGCTTAGCGGAGCGAGTACTCCCGGGCGGGCATTTGACAGCGATAGATGTATCGTCGGGGATGCTTGACCAAGCGAGGCGAAAGTATATATCACTCGGCTCTCCGCAGCATGTCGAGCTCACTCAGGCATCTGTGGAGCATCTCCCGTATGCGGATGAGACGTTTGACGTCTGTCTCGCCTCCGCGGTCCTTCATTTTACGGACGGAGCGAGATCGGTCAGGGAGATGACCCGCGTCGTGCGACAACACGGCGTCGTATCTGCATTACAAGCCTTAGCGATTGAGACGTGGAAGCCCTTTTTTGCAGACTGGTTTCAACCCGTGCTCGAGTTAGCGCGAAAAAATCGACGCTCCGGTGCAGGGGACTATTTACCAACTGAGGATGATTTGCGGTCTTGGTTTACTGCTGCAGGACTCACAGACATCGACATCCACCTCATCAATGCGCCGTGGGTGTTTGACAGCCCAGAAGTCGTGGTACAACACATTGTTCGCGGCGTCAGTTTCTTTCAATCAGAGATGGTCTATCTTCCATGGGATGACCAACGGACCCTCATTAGTGAATTGATTGACAGGGGTCGTGATGTGTGTCGCAATTATCCGTTGTCAGAACGTATCATCGAGCTTCCAAGTGTGTTCATCCGCGGCAGGAAACCCTGA
- a CDS encoding aminotransferase class V-fold PLP-dependent enzyme — MAHVDNVRRHFAAVRTSTYLNTGTFGPLPDVAMERMQQVVDIQFREGRLDGYFNQLAGVRDQVREQIAYLLHAPVSSIALTDSTTNGINIVLWGMLWQQGDEIVYTDTEHQGGMVPLFVQKQRQGVILKRVEVSRNPDETISRLRAALSPRTRLVVCSHISYETGQRLPIEQMAQVTHDAGALCLVDGAQGAGAQWFDVTESGVDFYALPGQKWLCGPDGVGALYVHPDAMAHVELTYASSASLRSEHPHVQNGYILPDESAHRYEDTFVSLTNWVGWLESLRFIRVQVGWDYAFSRIHGLSGTLLDQLLDIPAVDVVTPRDSRAGIVSFRLKDVPSERIVSDARERGIHIRSIPHRDLVRVSTGFYNAEDDITRLLTLLQRS, encoded by the coding sequence GTGGCCCACGTCGATAATGTACGCCGCCATTTTGCAGCGGTGCGAACATCCACATATCTGAATACCGGAACTTTTGGCCCCTTGCCGGACGTTGCCATGGAAAGGATGCAGCAAGTCGTGGACATCCAGTTTCGGGAGGGGCGCCTTGACGGCTACTTTAACCAACTGGCAGGGGTAAGGGACCAAGTCCGTGAACAAATCGCGTACCTGCTGCACGCGCCTGTCTCGTCCATTGCTTTAACTGACAGCACGACAAACGGCATCAACATCGTTCTGTGGGGGATGCTCTGGCAGCAGGGAGACGAAATTGTCTATACAGATACAGAACATCAGGGCGGCATGGTGCCTTTGTTCGTCCAAAAGCAACGACAAGGCGTGATACTGAAACGCGTCGAAGTCAGCAGGAACCCCGATGAGACCATCTCCCGTCTGCGAGCCGCACTATCACCGCGGACAAGACTTGTCGTTTGTTCGCACATCTCCTATGAAACGGGTCAGCGTCTGCCAATCGAACAAATGGCTCAAGTTACTCATGATGCAGGAGCTCTCTGCCTGGTTGATGGTGCACAGGGCGCGGGTGCACAGTGGTTTGATGTTACAGAGAGTGGTGTCGATTTCTATGCCCTTCCGGGTCAAAAGTGGTTGTGTGGTCCGGATGGTGTAGGCGCGCTGTACGTGCATCCGGACGCAATGGCGCATGTCGAGTTGACGTACGCGTCTTCGGCTTCTCTGCGCAGTGAACACCCGCACGTTCAAAACGGGTACATCCTGCCTGACGAGAGTGCCCACCGGTACGAGGATACGTTTGTCTCCCTCACCAATTGGGTGGGCTGGCTCGAAAGTCTGCGGTTTATTCGTGTTCAGGTAGGCTGGGATTATGCTTTTTCGCGGATTCACGGGCTGTCGGGGACGCTGCTTGACCAGTTGCTTGACATACCCGCGGTTGACGTCGTCACGCCGCGAGACAGTCGCGCTGGCATTGTCTCATTCCGTCTCAAGGATGTGCCGTCAGAACGGATTGTCAGTGATGCACGGGAACGGGGAATCCACATCCGCTCCATTCCCCATCGCGATTTAGTACGAGTATCCACAGGCTTTTATAACGCAGAGGACGACATCACCCGTCTCCTGACGCTTTTACAGCGATCATAA
- a CDS encoding SDR family oxidoreductase, whose protein sequence is MTQRVAFISGGGSGLGKATVLTLLDDGWSVAFTYYQSEQGAESIVNLAAGTGREVLPIRANLLEQAAAHHAATSALQHFGQVDAFVHNFGPFVFERKRLAEYSDDEFEEMFTGNLRSFWWLYRVLVPSMRERGFGRIVTLGSEGAGMAVGWGGRAPYAAAKAGLASLTRSVAREEREFGVTANMVCPGDVRGKKKELLQNEADAALPERTPVGGDVARVVSFYCQPASHQLNGTVTEVNGGTDVRFLDEHSGQDEDG, encoded by the coding sequence GTGACACAGCGGGTTGCTTTTATATCAGGTGGCGGGAGCGGCCTGGGGAAGGCGACCGTGCTTACGCTTCTTGATGACGGCTGGTCCGTCGCCTTTACATACTATCAGAGTGAGCAGGGAGCAGAGTCCATCGTCAACCTGGCTGCTGGAACGGGGCGCGAAGTCTTGCCCATTCGGGCAAACCTGCTGGAGCAGGCCGCTGCACACCATGCTGCCACATCAGCCCTGCAGCACTTTGGTCAAGTGGATGCCTTTGTACATAACTTTGGGCCTTTCGTGTTCGAACGCAAACGTTTGGCCGAATATTCTGATGATGAGTTTGAGGAAATGTTCACGGGAAATCTGCGCAGTTTCTGGTGGCTGTATCGTGTTCTCGTTCCAAGTATGAGGGAACGCGGCTTTGGCCGTATTGTCACCCTCGGCAGCGAAGGAGCTGGCATGGCAGTCGGCTGGGGAGGCCGGGCACCGTACGCAGCGGCGAAGGCGGGACTTGCGTCGCTGACGCGGTCCGTCGCACGGGAAGAACGAGAATTTGGCGTTACGGCAAATATGGTATGTCCGGGAGATGTAAGAGGGAAGAAAAAAGAACTCCTTCAAAATGAAGCAGACGCTGCTTTGCCGGAGAGAACCCCGGTAGGCGGCGACGTGGCCCGTGTCGTCTCGTTTTATTGCCAGCCCGCCAGCCATCAATTAAACGGAACAGTCACTGAGGTGAACGGAGGGACCGATGTCCGCTTCCTTGATGAGCATTCGGGTCAGGACGAGGATGGATGA
- a CDS encoding RsmF rRNA methyltransferase first C-terminal domain-containing protein — protein MEHGLPNGFVHQMQRLMGDEWMELALALQTTAPFRGLRLHRWTQAANNSQSDVLPPSPHTYAITTPVPMPDVIAQRVLNPVPWMTDAFYIPKDSQLGKTIYHEAGAFYIQEPSAMAVATALDARPGHHVLDLCAAPGGKTTALARAMRGQGVLVANEIHPKRVLTLAQNLERLGIPAVVVNESPERLAMTWSGYFDAVLVDAPCSGEGMFRKDILAREEWTEEAPVMCASRQRDILRAAVRMVKKGGRLVYSTCTLNAVENEQVVDWAVRELPLTLTALPNWPQWSDGRPEWGSGNPMLKLTKRLWPHLGDGEGHFVAAFTVSEATEAEAVPERELGISAPLSRGKRNQSQQTDNDRWLALAKELLTDVPTAWQTTVSRGDLLFASPPPGLVTTGLKVLRPGLCLAEISGTRVQPHHSLAMAVHPDLVRNKVELPPDLAANYMAGNALERTASPGYNLMMSIGAIPLGWGKGVPGRINNLYPRGLRRQGLLV, from the coding sequence ATGGAACACGGACTACCAAACGGGTTTGTTCACCAGATGCAGCGACTGATGGGCGACGAATGGATGGAACTCGCGCTCGCGCTGCAAACCACCGCCCCCTTCCGCGGCTTACGGTTGCATCGGTGGACACAAGCGGCCAACAACAGCCAAAGTGATGTGCTGCCTCCATCTCCACACACATATGCAATCACCACACCCGTTCCGATGCCTGACGTGATAGCACAACGGGTTCTGAACCCTGTACCGTGGATGACAGATGCATTCTACATCCCAAAAGACAGCCAACTCGGGAAAACGATATATCACGAAGCCGGGGCCTTTTATATTCAAGAGCCGTCTGCGATGGCTGTGGCAACTGCGCTCGACGCCCGCCCCGGCCATCACGTTTTGGACTTATGCGCGGCACCAGGAGGGAAAACCACTGCCCTTGCCCGAGCCATGAGAGGCCAAGGCGTGCTCGTCGCTAACGAGATCCACCCGAAGCGAGTCTTGACACTCGCGCAAAACCTCGAACGGCTTGGAATCCCCGCCGTCGTCGTGAATGAATCGCCGGAGCGATTGGCTATGACGTGGTCAGGCTATTTTGACGCGGTATTGGTGGACGCACCGTGCTCTGGTGAAGGGATGTTCCGAAAAGACATCTTGGCTCGTGAAGAGTGGACCGAAGAGGCCCCTGTTATGTGCGCATCAAGACAACGAGATATCCTCCGCGCCGCCGTCCGTATGGTGAAGAAAGGTGGGCGCCTCGTTTATTCAACCTGCACCCTGAATGCGGTGGAAAATGAACAAGTCGTTGATTGGGCGGTCCGGGAACTTCCGCTCACGCTGACTGCGTTACCGAATTGGCCGCAGTGGTCAGACGGGCGGCCCGAGTGGGGAAGTGGCAATCCGATGCTGAAACTCACCAAGCGGTTGTGGCCCCATCTTGGCGACGGTGAGGGGCACTTTGTGGCTGCCTTTACCGTCTCGGAAGCAACTGAAGCAGAAGCCGTGCCAGAGCGGGAACTGGGAATCTCTGCGCCGTTGTCGAGAGGGAAACGGAACCAAAGTCAGCAGACTGACAACGACCGGTGGTTGGCGCTCGCGAAGGAACTTCTCACTGATGTCCCGACAGCGTGGCAAACCACCGTTTCGCGCGGAGACCTACTCTTTGCCTCGCCACCGCCGGGTCTTGTCACAACCGGACTAAAAGTCCTGCGCCCCGGACTGTGCTTGGCTGAGATATCAGGAACTCGTGTGCAGCCGCATCACAGTCTCGCGATGGCCGTACACCCTGATTTGGTGCGAAACAAGGTCGAGCTACCACCCGACCTTGCCGCAAATTACATGGCCGGCAACGCACTCGAGCGGACCGCTTCACCGGGATATAATTTGATGATGTCCATTGGCGCCATTCCACTCGGCTGGGGCAAGGGGGTACCGGGACGTATCAATAACTTATACCCCCGGGGACTTCGCCGCCAAGGACTGCTCGTCTGA
- a CDS encoding DUF2089 domain-containing protein — protein sequence MPYPVPTKCPACSAQMDITELTCPDCQTRVQGVFTGTALHRLTTEQLQFVEVFLRCRGNIKEVEKDLKVSYPTVRSRLDQVIQSLGYAVTDEVSNDFVDPAEDVLDALDTGTLSFDEALQRLRSGSISKRGRESHE from the coding sequence ATGCCGTATCCGGTACCGACGAAGTGCCCGGCTTGTTCGGCTCAGATGGATATCACCGAACTCACTTGCCCTGATTGTCAAACCAGAGTCCAGGGTGTGTTTACAGGCACAGCCTTGCATCGGCTGACAACGGAACAATTGCAGTTTGTGGAAGTGTTCTTGCGCTGCCGCGGCAACATTAAGGAAGTTGAAAAGGACCTGAAGGTTTCCTACCCGACAGTGCGTTCGCGGCTAGATCAAGTCATTCAGTCTTTAGGTTACGCGGTCACAGATGAAGTCTCGAACGATTTTGTAGACCCGGCAGAAGATGTGCTCGATGCACTCGATACCGGTACCCTGTCGTTCGACGAAGCATTGCAACGTTTACGTTCCGGTTCAATTTCGAAGAGAGGACGCGAGTCTCATGAATGA
- a CDS encoding DUF4097 family beta strand repeat protein, with the protein MNERMKILQMLSEGKITPEQAESLLAAVEGSSERQRLRFPGLDKRTLTELRNLGSQVSAAVTQSLSEAKRAIEGQLDGFSFSSSPTVSVTHDLKLPLNIQRLTAQTTNGSIQVTTWDEPYVQIHVRAKAKTNNLTEAKRALASALQTQIQDENYHLTISQTDRHSDTNVQIVGAGLDISVPKEVLRELDLRSHNGRIYADSVNLEEMRFETTNGGISLYKSGAVRVNLSSEHGGIELVQSLDASTRQLYASTKNGGISIESLPEGLRVSGRAQTVFGRVDISDPRFLVTFEDAMKWSQAKFQTSFTEEETDGTSAADMVESTRMRLETKNGSVRIKA; encoded by the coding sequence ATGAATGAACGGATGAAAATTCTTCAGATGTTGAGCGAAGGTAAAATTACCCCAGAACAAGCCGAATCCCTCCTGGCAGCTGTCGAAGGCAGCAGTGAACGCCAACGCCTGCGTTTTCCGGGTCTCGACAAACGTACATTGACCGAGCTGAGAAACCTTGGCAGTCAAGTGTCGGCCGCGGTAACACAGTCGCTGTCTGAAGCGAAGCGGGCTATCGAAGGCCAATTGGACGGCTTCTCCTTCTCATCTTCACCAACCGTTTCGGTCACGCATGACCTCAAACTGCCGCTCAATATCCAGCGCCTCACGGCCCAAACCACAAACGGCTCCATCCAAGTGACAACTTGGGATGAACCATATGTCCAGATTCACGTTCGGGCTAAAGCAAAAACAAACAATCTCACCGAAGCAAAACGCGCACTGGCAAGCGCGCTTCAAACACAGATACAGGATGAGAACTACCACCTGACGATTTCGCAGACAGACCGTCACAGCGATACAAACGTCCAGATTGTCGGTGCTGGGCTCGACATCTCAGTCCCAAAAGAAGTCCTTCGTGAACTCGACCTCCGGTCGCATAACGGGCGCATCTACGCGGACTCTGTCAACCTCGAGGAGATGAGGTTCGAAACCACCAACGGTGGAATTTCGCTGTACAAGTCTGGCGCTGTCCGTGTTAACTTGTCGTCAGAACACGGCGGTATTGAACTCGTGCAGTCTCTCGACGCATCCACCCGTCAGCTGTACGCGTCCACAAAAAACGGCGGAATCAGCATTGAAAGCCTCCCAGAGGGCCTTCGTGTCAGCGGCCGTGCGCAAACGGTGTTTGGCCGGGTTGACATTTCCGATCCGCGCTTCCTCGTGACCTTCGAGGACGCCATGAAATGGAGCCAGGCAAAGTTTCAAACCAGCTTCACGGAGGAAGAAACGGACGGCACTTCAGCGGCGGACATGGTAGAAAGCACCCGCATGCGTCTTGAGACAAAAAACGGTTCGGTCCGCATCAAGGCGTAA